The Vescimonas coprocola genome includes a window with the following:
- a CDS encoding SDR family NAD(P)-dependent oxidoreductase, whose translation MRKTVLITGASGGLGLEFARIYAREGFDLVVVARSEGKLYKLKSELETQYDCHVWVLAQDLSQPDAAYEVFNYTLEKNITIDALVNNAGFGDFGNFWEVDAQRQTDLLQVNIMTLVQLTRYFLPGMVERRHGSVLNLSSVAAFSAGPRMCLYYASKEFVRSFSEAVAEEVRSTGVTVTALCPGPTATGFEQAAQMKNSHMFSMFKPASAAAVAEAGFRAAQKGKTLRYCGWPTHTVSIAARLLPRSVCRRFMMKVNG comes from the coding sequence ATGAGAAAAACAGTACTTATCACCGGCGCATCCGGCGGACTGGGTTTGGAGTTTGCCAGAATATACGCAAGAGAGGGTTTTGATCTTGTTGTAGTTGCCCGCAGCGAGGGGAAGCTCTATAAGCTGAAAAGCGAGCTGGAGACGCAGTATGACTGTCATGTATGGGTGCTGGCGCAGGACTTGTCTCAGCCAGACGCCGCCTATGAAGTATTCAATTACACCTTAGAGAAGAATATCACCATTGATGCACTGGTCAACAACGCCGGGTTCGGTGACTTCGGCAACTTCTGGGAGGTGGACGCCCAGCGGCAGACCGATCTCCTGCAAGTCAACATCATGACGCTGGTGCAGCTTACGCGGTATTTTCTGCCCGGTATGGTGGAGCGCAGACATGGCAGTGTGCTGAATCTATCTTCGGTCGCAGCATTCAGTGCCGGGCCGAGGATGTGCCTATACTATGCCTCTAAGGAATTTGTACGCAGCTTCAGCGAAGCCGTTGCCGAGGAGGTGCGCAGTACGGGCGTTACAGTGACTGCGCTTTGCCCCGGCCCAACTGCCACGGGATTTGAACAGGCCGCACAGATGAAAAACTCCCATATGTTCTCCATGTTTAAGCCTGCCAGCGCAGCGGCTGTTGCAGAGGCAGGTTTCCGTGCTGCACAGAAGGGAAAAACTCTTCGCTATTGTGGCTGGCCAACTCACACGGTGAGCATCGCTGCACGGCTGCTGCCAAGAAGTGTGTGCAGAAGATTTATGATGAAGGTCAATGGATAA
- a CDS encoding MBL fold metallo-hydrolase: MAEIKIHVFHTGEACVAPDLPFGGEHCSTIKASGAFAKKSERLWLPVSAYLIECSHGKIIFDCGWHRNMSPDGVFDKKAQIKSLGSLPLYVTNQGRIEKGLAIDEQLAALGIHPADLDLVLLSHLDCDHTNGLNLVADAKQILVSKDELLFAENKTPVNRIRYNADWWRSTKMQTFDWNGTEGLAGKSYDVFGDESLVMVNIPGHSKGLCALKITGSDGRFILLLRRWRLRPKIVGAADHIRHCR; encoded by the coding sequence ATGGCAGAGATCAAAATTCATGTGTTCCACACCGGCGAGGCATGCGTAGCACCGGATCTGCCCTTTGGCGGCGAGCATTGCAGCACGATCAAGGCATCCGGCGCGTTTGCAAAGAAATCGGAACGGTTGTGGCTGCCTGTGTCAGCCTATCTTATTGAGTGCAGCCACGGGAAGATAATCTTTGACTGCGGATGGCATCGGAATATGAGCCCCGATGGTGTGTTTGATAAAAAAGCGCAGATCAAGTCCCTCGGTTCGCTGCCGCTGTATGTAACAAATCAAGGACGAATTGAAAAAGGCTTAGCCATCGACGAGCAGTTGGCGGCGCTGGGCATTCATCCTGCCGACTTGGATTTGGTGCTGCTGTCCCATCTGGATTGCGACCACACCAACGGTCTGAATCTGGTGGCCGACGCAAAGCAGATCCTTGTGTCGAAAGACGAGCTGCTTTTTGCGGAGAACAAAACGCCCGTCAACCGCATCCGCTACAATGCGGATTGGTGGCGCAGCACGAAAATGCAGACCTTCGACTGGAACGGTACGGAAGGCCTTGCGGGAAAATCCTACGATGTATTTGGGGATGAAAGCCTCGTTATGGTCAATATCCCTGGTCATTCCAAAGGGCTATGTGCGCTAAAGATTACTGGTTCTGACGGGCGGTTCATACTACTTCTACGCCGATGGCGGTTACGCCCGAAAATCGTGGGAGCAGCTGATCACATCCGGCATTGCAGATGA
- a CDS encoding DUF3847 domain-containing protein — protein sequence MTKPKTLEQLRAEKERAETQLAQEKHKLNRLENRKKYLEKGERQKRTHRLCNLGGTIESLAPEVKDLTRTEMTELMEYIFSLSEVQRAVRHMAITHTNQANREKELKADGTISSERHAD from the coding sequence ATGACAAAACCGAAAACCCTTGAACAGCTCCGAGCCGAAAAGGAACGAGCCGAGACGCAGCTTGCACAGGAGAAGCACAAGCTCAACCGTCTTGAGAACAGAAAGAAATATCTGGAGAAAGGCGAAAGGCAGAAACGCACCCATCGTCTTTGCAATCTGGGCGGCACGATTGAGAGCCTTGCCCCGGAGGTCAAAGATCTCACACGCACCGAAATGACAGAGCTGATGGAGTACATCTTTTCTCTGTCCGAAGTCCAGCGAGCCGTCCGTCACATGGCGATTACTCACACCAACCAAGCGAACAGAGAAAAGGAGTTGAAAGCCGATGGCACTATTTCATCTGAGCGTCACGCAGACTAA
- a CDS encoding DUF6809 family protein, whose amino-acid sequence MILEAMYNGEFYPCETVVPTSPEYRKAVIACEKLMEQLSQRLSKEDYELVQELRAQTAIAQCEESESHFKYGFSAGLMFSRKPMNKCSRRKKNR is encoded by the coding sequence ATGATTTTGGAAGCCATGTATAATGGGGAGTTTTATCCCTGCGAGACAGTTGTACCTACATCACCGGAATACCGAAAGGCAGTCATAGCCTGTGAAAAGCTCATGGAGCAGTTGTCCCAGCGGCTCAGCAAAGAGGACTATGAGCTGGTGCAGGAACTCCGGGCGCAGACAGCAATCGCCCAATGTGAAGAAAGTGAAAGTCACTTCAAGTATGGCTTTTCCGCTGGGCTGATGTTCAGCAGGAAGCCCATGAACAAGTGCAGCAGAAGAAAGAAAAATAGATGA
- a CDS encoding TnpV protein, whose translation MEVIASAVIGAYTYVLVGDYYVPDLKLPEERRPIGHWGRLHQSYLKLHRPMLYNELILSGSLHTVVADLNEQAADRLDLIIRQMMKAEGVTEAMKAENQMLWVQSMNSIRCRAEEIIKTELIYC comes from the coding sequence ATGGAAGTCATCGCCTCGGCAGTTATTGGTGCGTATACCTATGTGTTGGTGGGCGACTACTATGTGCCGGACTTGAAGCTGCCGGAGGAACGCCGACCTATTGGGCATTGGGGACGCTTGCACCAGTCCTATCTGAAATTGCACCGTCCCATGCTTTACAACGAGCTAATTTTGTCCGGCAGCCTCCACACCGTCGTTGCCGATCTGAACGAGCAGGCGGCAGACAGGCTGGACTTGATTATCCGGCAGATGATGAAAGCCGAGGGCGTGACCGAAGCCATGAAAGCGGAAAATCAGATGTTATGGGTGCAGTCAATGAACTCCATCCGCTGCCGGGCAGAGGAAATCATCAAGACGGAACTAATCTACTGTTGA
- a CDS encoding DUF5131 family protein: MMKKSNIEWCDFTWDPVTGCRNDCSFCESRKRLSHFKGDIRFHLSDERIHIDEERSLYVITTPLAKNGSSVPAPTGFYPTLHPYRLQQVIQKIKPANIWVCHSGDLFGEWIPTEWILQVFEAAKQAPWHNYMFLTMNPNRYEELLETGVLMPTDNFWYGTRLTERGNVFTADGYHTFLCIEPMRLFAERMEIPNVEWILLGGYGKLKRSWIESVMERKGNIPVFMIGSKLFKDVWRAPLIQEYPPLLYRPAEKTLPHCSECKYCYSVRQGKRGLWRACRHYKIVRQDKDSGGRHIPGRYAAVSPQWCPKRPETNWRFTKRV; this comes from the coding sequence ATGATGAAGAAAAGTAATATTGAATGGTGCGATTTCACTTGGGACCCGGTTACCGGATGCAGAAATGATTGCTCATTTTGCGAGAGCAGAAAGCGGCTTTCTCATTTCAAGGGGGATATACGCTTTCATCTCAGCGATGAGCGTATTCATATAGATGAAGAACGCAGCCTGTATGTGATAACAACGCCGCTTGCCAAAAACGGCTCATCTGTTCCTGCACCCACAGGTTTTTATCCCACATTACATCCGTACCGTTTGCAGCAGGTCATACAGAAGATCAAGCCGGCAAATATTTGGGTCTGCCATTCCGGTGACTTGTTTGGCGAATGGATACCGACCGAGTGGATCTTGCAGGTGTTTGAAGCGGCAAAGCAGGCACCGTGGCACAATTATATGTTTTTGACGATGAATCCTAACCGTTATGAAGAACTGCTTGAAACAGGAGTGCTGATGCCGACGGATAACTTCTGGTATGGCACTCGCCTGACCGAGCGGGGCAATGTGTTTACTGCTGACGGGTATCATACATTTCTTTGCATTGAACCAATGCGGTTATTTGCAGAGAGAATGGAGATTCCAAATGTGGAATGGATCCTACTCGGCGGGTACGGTAAACTAAAACGCAGTTGGATTGAAAGTGTTATGGAACGAAAAGGAAACATCCCTGTATTTATGATCGGAAGCAAACTATTCAAGGATGTTTGGCGTGCTCCGCTCATACAGGAATATCCGCCGTTGCTTTACCGCCCTGCAGAAAAGACGCTGCCGCATTGCAGCGAATGCAAGTATTGCTATTCGGTGCGGCAAGGAAAACGAGGACTGTGGAGAGCTTGCCGACATTATAAAATTGTTCGTCAGGATAAGGATTCCGGCGGACGGCATATACCAGGACGCTATGCCGCAGTTTCGCCGCAGTGGTGTCCAAAGCGACCGGAAACGAATTGGAGGTTCACGAAGCGTGTATAA
- a CDS encoding TRM11 family methyltransferase, whose protein sequence is MANITEKIERQITALEGKIDALSGNYLTNTWKRQREQQERDRKKEMYHSQIQVLQFLKQKSETDTLTLLEQNLTVAAFYEDMRCFSASKKYCKDNPYCKFQYPKPDDVRTKRLQKAGITDTDELAAAVECFDTLLQSAVIPPDPNAIRLRDMLYRAKMYQKGDIQFTPPELAKELVALAGVRKDSRVLEPEAGIGNIADVAKEVTDHVDCIERMTDFCEILKLKKHNVIGNDLLTAETAPIYDAVVMNPPFSEECEHIKRAFDFLRPGGSLVAVCSSSIQWKSTRKYEQFRDWLSEHTHSIDECGAKFEMTGVHTVVLVVDKAA, encoded by the coding sequence ATGGCAAATATCACAGAAAAGATTGAACGCCAAATCACTGCCCTGGAAGGCAAAATAGACGCCCTCAGCGGGAATTATCTGACAAACACATGGAAGCGCCAGCGTGAACAGCAGGAACGAGACAGAAAAAAGGAAATGTATCACTCGCAGATTCAGGTATTGCAGTTTTTGAAACAGAAATCGGAAACCGATACGCTGACGCTGCTTGAGCAGAACCTGACAGTTGCTGCCTTTTATGAGGATATGCGCTGTTTTTCTGCCTCTAAGAAATATTGCAAGGACAATCCCTACTGCAAATTTCAGTATCCCAAGCCCGATGATGTCCGCACGAAGCGTTTGCAAAAGGCAGGCATCACCGATACCGACGAACTGGCCGCAGCGGTCGAGTGCTTTGATACGCTCCTGCAATCGGCTGTTATACCGCCGGATCCGAATGCGATCCGTTTACGGGATATGCTTTATCGGGCGAAGATGTATCAAAAGGGAGATATTCAGTTCACGCCCCCGGAGCTGGCAAAAGAGCTTGTGGCGCTGGCCGGTGTCCGTAAAGACAGCCGTGTGCTGGAGCCGGAGGCCGGGATCGGCAACATTGCCGACGTCGCAAAGGAAGTAACGGACCATGTGGACTGCATTGAGCGTATGACAGACTTTTGCGAGATCCTGAAGCTGAAAAAGCACAATGTGATCGGAAACGATTTGTTGACGGCTGAAACAGCACCGATCTATGACGCTGTTGTGATGAATCCGCCGTTCAGCGAAGAATGTGAGCATATTAAAAGGGCATTTGACTTCCTTCGCCCCGGCGGCAGTCTTGTGGCGGTCTGTTCAAGCAGTATTCAGTGGAAAAGCACACGCAAGTATGAGCAATTCCGTGATTGGCTGTCAGAACATACCCACTCCATTGACGAATGCGGTGCCAAATTTGAAATGACCGGTGTACATACGGTTGTCCTGGTTGTGGATAAAGCGGCCTGA
- a CDS encoding YkgJ family cysteine cluster protein has product MQLFRNAVLVTNRQPIAFKCRACGVCCKNVRDSIVLEPLDAYRIVRDKQKNGCTDSADDILWNMAELKELSPGFHVFVLRTVNDSGMCGMLRDDRCTIYSVRPHTCRLYPFTAEPCPEEHRIKWYLCTEQPHHFGLGSVTAREWQRKNMSDEDEAFWFDECRILPELGKLLRSVPENNFQRAEQLIVAYRYLAYDFDQPFLPQYRDNMLFLKAMLEKLA; this is encoded by the coding sequence GTGCAGCTTTTTAGAAATGCCGTGCTGGTCACGAATCGCCAGCCAATCGCATTCAAGTGCCGTGCTTGCGGCGTCTGCTGCAAAAATGTACGGGACAGTATCGTGCTGGAGCCGTTGGATGCTTACCGCATTGTTCGGGATAAGCAGAAAAACGGCTGCACCGATTCTGCCGATGATATTCTTTGGAATATGGCTGAGCTGAAGGAACTATCTCCCGGCTTCCATGTATTCGTGCTGAGAACAGTCAATGACAGCGGTATGTGCGGTATGCTGCGGGATGATCGGTGTACGATCTATTCCGTGCGCCCGCACACCTGCAGACTGTACCCATTTACGGCGGAGCCTTGCCCGGAGGAGCATCGTATCAAGTGGTATTTGTGTACGGAGCAGCCCCATCACTTTGGCTTAGGCTCCGTCACTGCACGGGAATGGCAAAGAAAAAATATGTCCGATGAAGATGAGGCTTTCTGGTTTGACGAATGCCGTATATTGCCGGAGCTCGGCAAGCTGCTGCGAAGTGTGCCGGAAAACAATTTTCAGCGTGCCGAACAGCTGATTGTGGCGTATCGTTATCTGGCCTACGACTTTGATCAGCCGTTTCTGCCGCAGTACAGGGACAATATGCTGTTTTTGAAGGCAATGCTGGAAAAGCTGGCTTAG
- a CDS encoding helix-turn-helix domain-containing protein translates to MAIQFLTADQVAEAIGVSRSTAYRIIKRLNQELENKGYITVSGKVSKKYFADRFYGGAELMKPQPYVLNERRVA, encoded by the coding sequence ATGGCAATACAATTTCTTACCGCTGACCAGGTGGCTGAAGCGATTGGCGTTTCCCGCTCAACAGCGTATCGAATCATTAAACGGCTGAATCAGGAACTTGAAAACAAAGGCTATATTACCGTATCGGGAAAGGTCAGCAAGAAATATTTTGCGGATCGTTTTTATGGCGGTGCGGAGCTGATGAAGCCGCAACCGTATGTATTGAACGAACGGAGGGTTGCGTAG
- a CDS encoding sigma-70 RNA polymerase sigma factor region 4 domain-containing protein, with protein MDIRPLTKEQRRFAEENHHLVFTFLNQKDLPESAFYDVVIFGYLKAVQEYCEVQALHRFKFSTLAFQRMRSSLSNYYKCLSRPKRNAPVVSFSELIGDEGGLYWEEVISRQDELFQRLEAEMCLHALTARLPRREMRIIRMKVRGDRMHDIAKRERMTFRQINQALERCYPTVISVLWG; from the coding sequence ATGGATATACGACCATTAACGAAAGAACAACGCCGATTTGCAGAGGAAAACCATCACCTGGTCTTTACATTTTTGAATCAAAAGGATCTGCCGGAGTCGGCGTTTTATGATGTTGTGATCTTCGGCTACCTGAAGGCCGTGCAGGAATACTGCGAGGTGCAGGCTCTGCACCGCTTTAAGTTCTCCACGCTTGCTTTTCAGCGTATGCGCAGCTCACTGTCAAACTACTATAAGTGTCTTTCCAGACCCAAACGAAACGCCCCAGTTGTCAGCTTTAGCGAGCTGATCGGAGACGAGGGCGGTCTGTACTGGGAGGAGGTTATCAGCCGACAGGATGAGTTGTTTCAGCGTTTGGAGGCAGAGATGTGCCTGCACGCTTTGACGGCTCGACTGCCACGCCGTGAAATGCGGATCATTCGTATGAAGGTCCGAGGCGACCGTATGCACGACATTGCAAAGCGTGAGCGAATGACCTTCCGCCAGATCAATCAGGCGCTGGAGCGCTGCTATCCGACGGTCATCAGCGTATTATGGGGGTAA
- a CDS encoding DUF932 domain-containing protein, translated as MKAGLTIEELATEVMRQKDAKADYIVNTSMLAMEHCGTELVLRVLDDSHIDRIEPLDIADTAHRQIGTRLGIPAKYYGKMLTEHPDLLVTNVNAWFEREPTERMLRVLDGKVRAYLSNSYMRMDHYEIFASVLPVIGEIPDVQFVSCHITDNRMYIKAVDPHLTAEVAPGDTVKAGVVISNSEVGLGSVSVQPLIYRELDGNGIAVAGATTKRIHRGRVNSAEEHFMLASQEVLTEADRTFLTELQETVRSATDEEQFSQIVTLMQSAKHQAMNTADIPAVVHTAGRDFGITDTEQNGVLQRLIESDDLSLYGLANAVTRHSQDVESYDRATDLEGIGFNILSMPPRQWTRINQIAA; from the coding sequence ATGAAAGCGGGATTGACGATCGAAGAATTGGCAACCGAGGTCATGCGTCAGAAAGATGCCAAAGCAGACTACATCGTAAACACTTCCATGCTTGCAATGGAGCATTGCGGTACGGAGCTTGTTCTGCGTGTGCTGGATGACAGTCATATTGACCGCATTGAGCCGCTGGATATTGCAGATACTGCCCATCGCCAGATCGGCACCCGTCTCGGTATCCCGGCGAAATACTACGGAAAAATGCTGACCGAGCATCCCGACCTGCTGGTAACCAATGTGAACGCATGGTTTGAACGGGAGCCGACCGAGCGTATGCTGAGAGTCCTTGACGGGAAGGTGCGTGCCTATCTGAGCAACAGCTATATGCGAATGGATCACTATGAAATATTCGCCTCTGTGCTTCCCGTTATCGGTGAGATACCCGATGTACAATTCGTCAGCTGCCACATTACGGACAACCGTATGTATATCAAAGCAGTTGATCCGCATTTGACGGCAGAGGTCGCACCAGGCGACACCGTGAAAGCGGGTGTTGTGATCAGCAACAGCGAAGTGGGACTCGGCTCTGTCAGTGTGCAGCCGCTGATTTATCGTGAGCTTGACGGCAACGGTATCGCAGTGGCCGGAGCAACGACAAAACGGATTCATCGAGGAAGAGTCAATTCTGCGGAAGAACATTTTATGTTGGCTTCACAAGAAGTCTTGACCGAAGCAGACCGCACTTTTCTGACCGAACTGCAGGAAACTGTCCGTTCGGCAACCGATGAAGAACAGTTCTCGCAGATCGTCACACTGATGCAAAGCGCAAAGCATCAAGCGATGAACACCGCCGATATTCCGGCTGTCGTACATACGGCAGGCCGCGACTTCGGTATCACCGATACCGAGCAAAACGGTGTTTTGCAGCGCCTCATTGAAAGTGACGATTTGAGTCTTTACGGGCTCGCAAATGCAGTGACACGGCACAGTCAGGATGTTGAAAGCTATGACCGTGCCACAGACTTGGAGGGCATCGGATTTAACATCTTATCCATGCCGCCGAGACAATGGACCAGGATCAACCAGATAGCCGCATAA
- a CDS encoding single-stranded DNA-binding protein yields the protein MAQVNVIGRITADLELKTSEKSNPYVRFDIAENIGSRQALHTQYFQVCAWGEDANRLMKAHAKKGSLIWVTGSLELEPYTKRDGISIDKRMKILLDNWGFVPVGRAGSSKQEPTPPEPKIPPKQEYDGIDGERDALPG from the coding sequence ATGGCACAGGTAAATGTTATCGGTCGGATAACTGCCGATCTGGAGCTGAAGACCAGTGAAAAGAGCAACCCGTATGTACGCTTTGACATTGCCGAGAATATCGGCAGCCGTCAGGCCCTGCATACACAATATTTTCAGGTTTGTGCATGGGGTGAGGACGCCAACAGGCTGATGAAAGCCCATGCAAAAAAAGGAAGCCTTATCTGGGTGACAGGCTCGCTGGAGCTTGAGCCGTACACCAAGCGTGACGGTATTTCCATAGATAAGCGTATGAAAATATTGCTCGATAACTGGGGCTTTGTTCCCGTCGGCAGAGCCGGATCCTCAAAGCAGGAGCCGACACCGCCCGAGCCGAAAATACCGCCAAAACAGGAATATGACGGTATTGACGGAGAAAGAGACGCATTGCCGGGATAA
- a CDS encoding AAA family ATPase: MDVKTAADRWELTERRITTLCRDGRIAGAKKEGGLWLIPDDAEKPADGRRNKSSRAMKTTAKLPLPIGVSDFKELVSGYYYVDKTLMLKEFIDSKPKVSLFTRPRRFGKTLAMDMLKTFFEVSDTDTSKYFKNKKIWSCGEEYRREQGKYPVIFVTFKDIKFATWEQTYTAIREIIANEYLRHDVLLTSDKCNDFEKDYFRKVVDGTITEVSMARAFLELSHMLNKHYGRPAVIIIDEYDTPIQQGYTEGYYEQITGFMRNLLSGAFKDNSNLSYGFLTGILRVAKESIFSGLNNLKVNSILEDRYSEYFGFTKDEIRDIMEYYGRTDKYEEICEWYDGYRFGDTDIFNPWSVLNYMDENCSAKAYWQSTGDNSIIRQIVAEADDETADNLRKLMQGQMVSSYVDTSVIYPEIRNNPTTIYSFLLSAGYLKVVKKDELHDGNAICDIAIPNKEIFYVYEKEILSALTNVISQSTAIAIQQAIIKQDVPKLQDNLQKLLLNSISSFDYAHENFYHGLILGICAIMNNLYRVDSNRESGHGRYDIQLRPYDKKMPGIIIELKVLKDGVAESRIDSELEASAKEALAQIERQQYVTAMKQQGITHFFKVGVSFYKKHVKLLSDTE, encoded by the coding sequence ATGGATGTTAAGACTGCAGCTGACCGTTGGGAATTGACCGAAAGAAGAATTACCACGCTCTGCAGAGACGGACGCATTGCGGGTGCGAAAAAGGAAGGAGGCTTATGGCTTATTCCTGACGACGCTGAAAAACCAGCGGACGGCCGCAGAAATAAGTCTTCACGAGCTATGAAAACAACCGCCAAATTACCTTTACCCATTGGTGTGTCCGATTTCAAGGAATTGGTTTCGGGATACTATTATGTGGATAAGACCCTGATGCTCAAGGAGTTTATCGATTCCAAGCCCAAGGTTTCTCTTTTTACCCGTCCAAGACGCTTCGGAAAAACATTGGCAATGGATATGCTGAAAACCTTCTTCGAGGTTAGCGACACGGATACCTCCAAGTATTTCAAGAATAAAAAGATTTGGAGCTGCGGCGAGGAGTACCGTCGTGAGCAAGGAAAATACCCGGTCATCTTCGTTACCTTTAAGGATATTAAGTTTGCAACATGGGAACAGACCTATACGGCGATTCGTGAGATCATTGCAAATGAGTATCTGCGCCACGATGTTTTGCTGACGAGTGACAAGTGCAATGATTTTGAAAAGGACTATTTCCGTAAGGTCGTTGACGGAACGATCACGGAAGTCAGTATGGCAAGAGCTTTCCTGGAGCTTTCGCACATGCTCAATAAGCATTATGGCCGTCCCGCTGTCATTATCATTGATGAATATGATACGCCTATCCAGCAGGGCTACACGGAAGGATACTACGAACAGATCACCGGCTTTATGCGTAATCTTCTGTCCGGCGCCTTCAAAGATAACTCGAACCTTTCCTATGGATTCCTAACTGGCATTCTTCGTGTGGCAAAGGAAAGCATTTTCAGCGGTCTCAACAACTTGAAGGTAAACTCCATTCTCGAAGACCGCTACAGTGAATATTTCGGCTTTACCAAAGACGAGATCCGAGACATCATGGAGTATTACGGCCGAACGGATAAGTATGAGGAGATCTGCGAGTGGTATGACGGCTATCGCTTTGGCGATACGGACATTTTCAATCCCTGGTCCGTTCTCAATTATATGGATGAGAATTGCTCGGCAAAAGCCTATTGGCAATCCACGGGAGATAACAGCATCATCCGACAGATCGTTGCGGAGGCAGACGATGAGACTGCAGACAATCTCCGCAAATTGATGCAGGGACAAATGGTTTCCTCTTATGTGGACACCTCTGTTATCTATCCCGAAATCAGGAATAATCCGACAACGATCTACAGCTTCCTGCTTTCTGCCGGCTATCTGAAGGTCGTAAAAAAGGATGAACTGCACGATGGAAATGCCATCTGCGACATTGCCATACCGAATAAAGAGATTTTCTATGTCTATGAAAAGGAGATCCTTTCTGCACTGACGAATGTGATCTCCCAGTCAACCGCTATTGCGATCCAGCAGGCCATTATAAAGCAGGATGTTCCGAAACTGCAGGATAATCTGCAGAAGCTGCTGCTGAATTCCATCAGTTCCTTTGACTATGCCCATGAGAATTTCTATCACGGACTTATCCTCGGGATCTGTGCAATCATGAATAACCTCTATCGTGTGGACTCCAACAGAGAATCTGGCCACGGCAGATACGACATTCAGCTAAGACCTTACGACAAGAAAATGCCGGGTATTATCATAGAACTCAAGGTGTTAAAGGACGGCGTTGCCGAATCTCGCATTGACAGTGAGCTTGAAGCTTCCGCCAAGGAGGCCCTGGCACAGATTGAAAGACAGCAATATGTTACGGCGATGAAGCAGCAAGGCATTACCCATTTCTTCAAGGTTGGTGTTTCCTTCTACAAGAAGCATGTCAAATTGCTGAGCGACACCGAATAA
- a CDS encoding sigma-70 family RNA polymerase sigma factor has protein sequence MKNLTLNSRQQRLVEENLSVVRHAIHKNIIVNDSLYGFEYDDLYQEGCIWLCKAAISFDETRNIKFATYAEKVVTNGLRTYCRLMCGKQKHHISLPVQSEPEEDGLSMEQLSSADDTLDRLLEEQDICMLLQNCKRQYAGTARLGIEAIEWKVKGLSGAEIAKMYGVKPNLVGAWISRAAGRLKQNRDFMQYFDRPVEMDSS, from the coding sequence ATGAAAAACCTGACTCTAAACAGCCGACAGCAACGGCTTGTGGAGGAAAATCTAAGCGTCGTCCGGCACGCTATCCACAAAAACATCATCGTCAACGACAGCCTTTACGGCTTTGAATATGACGATCTGTACCAGGAGGGCTGCATCTGGCTGTGCAAGGCGGCCATCAGCTTTGATGAAACACGCAACATCAAATTTGCGACCTACGCCGAAAAGGTCGTTACCAACGGACTTCGTACATACTGCCGCCTGATGTGCGGCAAGCAAAAGCATCATATTTCACTTCCGGTCCAAAGTGAGCCGGAGGAGGACGGGCTTTCCATGGAGCAGTTGTCGAGTGCGGACGATACGCTGGACAGGTTGCTTGAGGAGCAGGACATCTGTATGCTGCTGCAAAACTGCAAGCGGCAGTATGCCGGCACTGCCCGCCTCGGTATTGAAGCGATCGAATGGAAGGTCAAGGGCTTGTCCGGTGCAGAGATCGCCAAAATGTATGGGGTCAAGCCGAATCTTGTGGGTGCGTGGATCTCCAGAGCTGCCGGACGGTTAAAGCAAAACCGTGATTTCATGCAGTATTTTGACCGCCCTGTTGAAATGGACAGCTCGTAA
- a CDS encoding zinc-finger-containing protein encodes MKKKQIHCPYCGAKASLRPASAVYGTATKVPDSYLYVCDRYPRCDSYVGAHKRTKEPMGTLANGDLRNKRIQAHKAFDWMWKSGLMTKWQAYKWMQGKLALTDEQAHIAKFSEYMCDRLIIECNRALENQRIAA; translated from the coding sequence ATGAAAAAGAAACAAATCCACTGTCCCTATTGCGGTGCCAAAGCATCGCTTCGCCCTGCTTCCGCAGTTTACGGCACGGCAACAAAGGTGCCGGACAGCTACCTGTATGTATGCGACCGCTATCCCCGCTGCGATTCCTATGTAGGCGCCCATAAGCGCACAAAGGAGCCGATGGGGACGCTCGCCAACGGTGATCTGCGCAACAAACGGATCCAGGCACACAAAGCGTTCGACTGGATGTGGAAGTCCGGGCTTATGACAAAGTGGCAGGCTTACAAGTGGATGCAGGGCAAGCTGGCACTGACGGATGAGCAGGCGCATATCGCTAAATTCAGCGAGTATATGTGTGACCGCCTGATCATTGAGTGCAACAGGGCACTGGAAAACCAAAGAATCGCCGCTTGA